Proteins from one Halopseudomonas pelagia genomic window:
- a CDS encoding type 1 glutamine amidotransferase domain-containing protein — MKILMVLTSHDELGDTGNKTGFWLEEFAAPYYVLKDAGAQVVLASPKGGQPPLDPKSDEPDAQTEATKRFKSDELAQKQLASTLPLADVSASFFDAVFYPGGHGPLWDLTHDSHSIALIEAFVLADKPVGAVCHAPAVLLNARGTDGEALVKGRQVTGFTNSEEEAVGLTDVVPFLLEDSLKEQGGNYSKGDDWASYVRVDGKLVTGQNPGSSEEAAKALLKLLQ; from the coding sequence ATGAAGATTCTGATGGTACTCACCTCCCACGATGAACTGGGCGATACCGGCAACAAGACCGGCTTCTGGCTGGAAGAGTTCGCCGCCCCCTATTACGTGCTCAAGGATGCCGGAGCTCAAGTGGTGCTGGCCTCGCCCAAAGGCGGGCAGCCGCCGCTGGATCCGAAGAGCGATGAGCCGGACGCGCAGACAGAAGCGACCAAGCGCTTCAAGTCAGATGAGCTGGCGCAGAAGCAGCTGGCCTCTACGCTGCCGCTGGCGGACGTATCGGCAAGCTTTTTTGATGCGGTGTTCTATCCCGGCGGCCATGGCCCGCTGTGGGATCTGACCCACGACAGTCATTCCATCGCGCTGATCGAAGCCTTTGTACTGGCGGATAAGCCGGTCGGTGCGGTGTGCCACGCCCCTGCCGTATTGCTCAATGCCCGCGGTACTGATGGCGAAGCCTTGGTCAAAGGCCGTCAGGTGACCGGTTTTACCAACTCTGAAGAAGAGGCAGTGGGCCTGACCGATGTGGTGCCTTTCCTGCTCGAAGACAGCCTCAAGGAACAGGGCGGCAATTACAGCAAGGGTGATGACTGGGCGTCTTACGTGCGCGTGGATGGCAAGCTGGTTACCGGGCAGAACCCTGGCTCCTCGGAAGAGGCGGCCAAGGCGCTGCTGAAACTGCTGCAGTAA
- a CDS encoding 5-oxoprolinase subunit PxpA: MKRLLLNCDMGESFGAWTMGLDDQVMPHVDCANIACGFHASDPGVMRKTVGLALTHGVRIGAHPAYPDLAGFGRRSMQCSPQEVTDMLHYQIGALDGICRAKGGRVSYVKPHGALYNDMMQSPDLLRTVMQAIAAYDPALPLMLLARRDNQPAGDLASECGIELLFEAFADRAYDREGYLVPRSQPGAVLHDTEQVVEQALKLANGQALTANDGSELRLDADTLCVHGDNPAAVEAVKQIRAALGRA, encoded by the coding sequence GTGAAAAGATTACTGCTTAACTGCGACATGGGCGAAAGCTTTGGCGCCTGGACCATGGGCCTGGATGATCAGGTCATGCCACATGTCGACTGCGCCAATATCGCCTGTGGCTTCCATGCCTCGGATCCCGGCGTGATGCGCAAAACGGTAGGTCTGGCACTGACCCATGGCGTGCGCATCGGCGCGCATCCAGCCTACCCTGATCTGGCCGGCTTCGGTCGACGTTCCATGCAGTGTAGTCCACAGGAAGTGACTGACATGCTGCATTACCAGATTGGCGCCCTGGACGGCATCTGCCGCGCCAAGGGCGGCCGGGTGAGCTACGTCAAACCGCATGGCGCGCTGTATAACGACATGATGCAGAGCCCCGATCTGCTGCGCACCGTGATGCAGGCCATCGCCGCTTATGATCCGGCACTGCCGCTGATGCTGCTGGCTCGCCGCGACAACCAGCCAGCGGGCGATCTGGCCAGCGAATGTGGTATCGAGCTGCTGTTTGAAGCCTTTGCCGATCGCGCCTATGACCGCGAAGGCTATCTGGTGCCGCGCTCGCAACCCGGCGCGGTGCTGCACGATACCGAGCAGGTAGTCGAGCAGGCCTTGAAGCTCGCCAATGGCCAGGCGCTGACCGCGAACGATGGCAGCGAACTGCGACTGGATGCCGATACCCTGTGCGTACACGGCGACAATCCCGCCGCTGTAGAAGCGGTGAAACAGATTCGAGCTGCGCTTGGCCGGGCATGA
- the pxpB gene encoding 5-oxoprolinase subunit PxpB: MKLRIETAALDVLTLRLFDDIDEANMPWLIAAGERLHEHFAGALIDLVPSYTTLMLHYNGQQLTEAEALRRVHTALDNLQPASTAAQGQLHQIGVWYDPSVGPDLPRLAQFSGLSIDGVIESHCARDYSVFALGFVPGFAYMGLVEPELAAPRLSTPRKKVPAGSVGIAERQTAVYPLVSPGGWNLLGRTASRLFDPQREGYSLLKPGDRVRFVAIDRETFIGQGGDVTPMAAEQ, from the coding sequence ATGAAACTGCGTATAGAAACCGCCGCCCTGGACGTACTCACCCTGCGTCTTTTCGATGACATAGACGAAGCCAACATGCCCTGGCTGATTGCTGCTGGCGAGCGCCTGCATGAGCATTTTGCCGGAGCGCTGATCGATCTGGTGCCGTCCTACACCACGCTGATGCTGCACTACAACGGCCAGCAACTCACTGAAGCCGAAGCCTTGCGCCGCGTGCACACCGCGCTGGATAACTTGCAGCCTGCCAGCACGGCAGCCCAGGGCCAGCTGCATCAAATCGGAGTCTGGTATGACCCTAGCGTGGGTCCGGACTTGCCGCGTCTGGCACAGTTCAGTGGCCTGAGCATCGACGGGGTAATCGAAAGTCATTGCGCCCGCGATTACAGCGTATTTGCCCTGGGCTTTGTGCCCGGCTTTGCCTATATGGGCCTGGTCGAGCCCGAGCTGGCCGCGCCACGCCTGAGTACACCTCGCAAAAAGGTCCCGGCCGGCAGTGTGGGCATCGCCGAACGTCAAACTGCGGTCTATCCGCTGGTATCACCTGGCGGCTGGAATCTCCTGGGGCGCACAGCTAGCCGGCTATTCGATCCGCAACGCGAAGGCTACAGCCTGCTCAAACCCGGTGATCGAGTCCGTTTCGTCGCCATTGATCGCGAGACCTTTATCGGCCAGGGTGGCGATGTCACGCCAATGGCGGCCGAGCAATGA
- a CDS encoding biotin-dependent carboxyltransferase family protein gives MSGLKIEKTLGLAQLQDQGRFGVRHLGVTQGGALDWVAAGWANRLLSNDPDCALLEIPFGGVTLLCQQHTTLALTGADLQASLDGQPVAAWQSFKVAAGQTLTFGPPRSGARGYLAAPGGFEAPRVLNSRSEVRREQLGGLHGDGSPLRPDDLLQCGCAKPVPAAVPQQHVPDYLAPACLDVILGAQIALFSGQSLFDLFNQSWQVDQRADRMGLRLLGKTLRYQGPPIISEGIPLGAIQVPADGQPIILLNDRQTIGGYPRLGALTPASVARLGQCAPGQQLTLKPITLARARRQQLALHHAIQTTLLVQREI, from the coding sequence ATGAGCGGACTAAAAATCGAAAAGACCCTGGGCCTGGCGCAACTGCAAGACCAGGGAAGATTCGGCGTACGGCATCTGGGCGTCACCCAGGGCGGCGCACTGGACTGGGTAGCCGCGGGCTGGGCCAACCGGCTGCTGAGCAATGATCCTGACTGTGCGTTGCTGGAAATACCCTTTGGCGGCGTGACCCTGCTGTGTCAGCAGCACACTACTCTGGCGCTGACCGGTGCGGATTTGCAAGCGTCTTTGGATGGTCAGCCGGTGGCTGCCTGGCAGAGTTTCAAGGTGGCTGCCGGGCAGACGCTCACCTTCGGTCCGCCCCGCAGCGGTGCACGCGGTTACCTCGCAGCGCCCGGCGGTTTCGAAGCCCCACGGGTATTGAATTCACGCAGCGAAGTCCGCCGCGAACAGCTCGGCGGCTTGCATGGCGATGGCAGCCCGCTAAGGCCCGACGATCTGCTGCAATGTGGATGTGCCAAACCCGTGCCTGCCGCGGTGCCACAGCAACATGTACCCGACTACCTGGCCCCCGCTTGCCTGGACGTGATCCTTGGCGCCCAGATCGCGCTGTTCAGTGGTCAGAGCTTGTTCGATCTGTTCAACCAGTCCTGGCAGGTCGATCAACGCGCCGACCGCATGGGCTTGCGCTTGCTTGGCAAGACGCTGCGCTATCAAGGCCCGCCCATTATCTCCGAAGGTATCCCGCTGGGCGCCATTCAGGTACCCGCCGACGGCCAGCCGATCATTCTGCTCAACGACCGCCAGACCATCGGTGGCTATCCGCGCCTCGGCGCACTGACGCCAGCCAGCGTGGCGCGGCTGGGGCAATGTGCGCCGGGCCAACAACTGACGCTGAAACCTATCACTCTTGCCAGGGCACGCCGTCAGCAACTCGCTCTGCACCACGCTATCCAGACCACCTTGCTGGTGCAGCGCGAGATTTGA
- a CDS encoding BMP family ABC transporter substrate-binding protein, protein MSFKRSLALAATLTLSAQAMADDPLKVGFVYVGPIGDHGWSYQHDQGRLAMEKHFGDKVQTTYVENVNEGADAERTIRRLAQAGNDLIFTTSFGFMNPTARVAADYPDKTFLHATGYKQSENLGTYLSVTYEGRYVTGAAAGMVTESDTIGYIASFPIPEVIRDINAVYLGARSVNPDIKIKVIWANTWFDPAKEADAANTLMDQGADVIVQHTDSPAPLLAAEKRGHWGVGQASDMSHFGPKAHLLSVVNDWAPYYIDTVDKVMAGTWESGDYWGGIGDDVIKIVAVNESLTDEQRSKIDELTTAIGSGELHPFTGPLKNQAGELKVPEGTTMTREELAGMNWYVEGIDATIPQ, encoded by the coding sequence ATGAGTTTTAAACGCAGTCTGGCCCTGGCGGCAACCCTCACCCTGTCGGCACAGGCCATGGCAGATGATCCACTGAAAGTCGGCTTTGTGTATGTCGGGCCCATTGGCGATCACGGCTGGAGCTACCAGCACGACCAGGGTCGCCTGGCCATGGAAAAACACTTTGGTGACAAGGTGCAGACTACCTATGTGGAAAACGTCAACGAAGGCGCCGACGCCGAACGCACCATCCGCCGCCTGGCCCAGGCTGGCAACGATCTGATTTTCACCACCTCGTTCGGCTTCATGAACCCCACTGCGCGGGTGGCAGCTGACTATCCGGACAAGACTTTCCTGCACGCCACCGGCTACAAGCAGTCCGAGAATCTGGGCACCTATCTGTCCGTCACCTACGAAGGTCGTTATGTCACCGGCGCAGCCGCCGGCATGGTCACCGAATCCGACACCATCGGCTATATCGCCTCCTTCCCGATCCCGGAAGTGATCCGCGACATCAACGCCGTGTATCTGGGTGCGCGCTCGGTTAATCCCGATATCAAGATCAAGGTGATCTGGGCCAACACCTGGTTCGATCCGGCCAAGGAAGCCGATGCCGCCAATACCCTGATGGACCAGGGCGCGGACGTGATCGTGCAGCATACTGACAGCCCGGCACCGCTGCTGGCCGCAGAAAAGCGTGGCCACTGGGGCGTAGGCCAGGCATCGGACATGAGTCACTTCGGTCCCAAGGCGCACCTGTTGTCGGTAGTCAACGACTGGGCTCCCTATTACATCGATACCGTGGACAAGGTCATGGCTGGCACCTGGGAATCCGGTGATTACTGGGGCGGCATCGGCGATGACGTGATCAAGATCGTTGCGGTTAATGAGAGTCTGACCGACGAGCAGCGCAGCAAGATTGATGAACTCACCACCGCGATTGGCAGTGGCGAACTGCATCCGTTCACCGGCCCGCTGAAAAATCAGGCAGGTGAACTCAAGGTGCCGGAAGGCACGACCATGACCCGCGAAGAGCTCGCTGGCATGAACTGGTATGTGGAGGGCATCGACGCGACCATTCCCCAATAA
- a CDS encoding amidohydrolase family protein: MAYLIKHAEAVFSPSQPDATDIRIRDGRITEMGRDLRPATDCVETQIDARGCVVWPGLVNTHHHLAQSVMKGVPAALNQGLGDWLSSVPYRFWPKVTPQLMYHAARLGLYELLRSGATTCADHHYLYHDTTSPELEDAVWQAADELGMRLVLCRGTATEQGSHQGMIDNGIRPETLDQVLERLEQTRGRYHQNAGDAMRKLVVAPTSLIHSSSPDGLRVQAAYAREMGLGMHSHLLEVGFDEQQAQAKYGKSAIDHAESCDWLGQEVWFAHLVHSDAHAIERLAATGTRISHCPTSNGRLGSGVAPVIAMQEAGISISMGVDGSASAESGSMLQELNMAWLLHRALHGPSATTLEQVLTWGSRNGAQLLGLHDVGELSVGMAADLVLYDIYQPRFAGVHTPLLAPLMCGEPVSIKYSFVQGKPAISDGNIQGLDEAELTARVQESVQQLLRA; this comes from the coding sequence GTGGCTTATCTGATCAAACACGCCGAAGCCGTATTTTCTCCCAGCCAGCCCGATGCAACGGATATCCGTATCCGTGACGGGCGAATCACCGAAATGGGCCGCGATCTACGCCCCGCCACCGATTGCGTCGAAACGCAGATCGACGCCCGCGGCTGCGTAGTCTGGCCGGGGCTGGTCAATACCCACCATCATCTGGCCCAGTCGGTCATGAAGGGTGTGCCCGCCGCACTCAACCAGGGCCTGGGCGACTGGCTGAGTTCGGTGCCCTACCGTTTCTGGCCGAAGGTCACACCGCAGCTGATGTATCACGCCGCGCGCCTGGGGCTGTATGAGTTGCTGCGCTCAGGAGCCACCACCTGCGCCGACCATCATTACCTGTACCACGACACCACCAGCCCGGAGCTGGAAGATGCGGTATGGCAGGCGGCCGATGAACTGGGCATGCGCCTGGTGCTGTGCCGCGGCACGGCCACCGAGCAGGGTAGCCATCAGGGCATGATCGACAATGGCATTCGCCCGGAGACGCTGGATCAGGTGCTGGAACGCCTGGAGCAGACCCGCGGCCGCTACCACCAGAATGCCGGGGATGCGATGCGCAAGCTGGTGGTGGCACCCACCAGTCTGATTCACTCCAGCTCACCCGACGGGCTGCGCGTGCAGGCCGCTTACGCCCGGGAAATGGGTCTGGGCATGCATTCGCATCTGCTTGAGGTGGGGTTTGACGAGCAGCAGGCGCAGGCCAAGTACGGCAAGAGTGCGATTGATCATGCCGAAAGCTGTGATTGGCTCGGCCAGGAGGTCTGGTTTGCGCACCTGGTGCATAGTGATGCCCATGCGATCGAACGACTGGCGGCGACCGGCACACGCATTTCCCATTGCCCTACGTCCAACGGCCGTCTGGGCAGCGGTGTGGCTCCGGTAATCGCCATGCAGGAAGCCGGCATCAGCATCAGCATGGGAGTCGACGGCTCCGCCTCGGCCGAATCCGGCTCCATGCTACAGGAGCTGAACATGGCCTGGTTGCTGCACCGCGCTTTGCATGGCCCTTCGGCTACGACCCTGGAACAGGTGCTGACCTGGGGTAGCCGCAATGGCGCCCAGTTGCTCGGATTGCATGATGTTGGCGAGCTGAGCGTCGGCATGGCTGCAGACCTGGTGCTTTACGATATTTATCAGCCGCGCTTTGCCGGTGTGCATACGCCGCTCCTGGCGCCGTTGATGTGCGGTGAGCCGGTGTCGATCAAGTACAGCTTTGTTCAGGGCAAGCCGGCGATCAGTGACGGCAATATCCAGGGTCTGGATGAGGCGGAGTTGACTGCGCGCGTACAGGAGTCAGTACAGCAGTTGCTGCGCGCTTGA
- a CDS encoding isopenicillin N synthase family dioxygenase, whose protein sequence is MTDNTATPEYGLKELQLETTFGGMGRETSKDIPLIDLSDFDNRRQEITEQLWQAATDVGFFQLVNHGLKLDSVRDAFKLSEAFFSLPAEQKQAFPLKKGLNAGWEFMSQVRPSTRTADQKESFQITLPHMDDLWPNQTVVPEFHRVMLDFEYRAWQLGMQVLSCFAERLGFERDFFTQAHDRRKPDYQSTLRLLHYLAMPEESQDESLWRAGAHTDFDCLTMVFQQEGQGGLQVSPGKDAEGAGDNREWSSVIPRDDIITCNIGDMLMRWSDDQLKSTLHRVRMPKPGEYRGPRYSLAFFCQANKEVMIQGPAGKYPPISAADYLLQRIQANFAEKKAN, encoded by the coding sequence ATGACTGACAATACCGCTACGCCCGAATACGGCCTGAAAGAGCTGCAACTTGAAACCACCTTCGGCGGCATGGGCCGCGAGACCAGCAAGGACATTCCGCTGATCGACCTCAGCGACTTCGACAATCGCCGCCAGGAAATTACCGAGCAGCTGTGGCAAGCCGCGACCGACGTTGGGTTTTTCCAGTTGGTCAATCACGGGCTGAAGCTGGATTCTGTGCGCGACGCGTTCAAACTCTCGGAAGCCTTCTTTTCCCTGCCCGCCGAGCAGAAACAAGCCTTCCCGCTGAAAAAGGGCCTGAATGCCGGTTGGGAATTCATGTCCCAGGTACGTCCTTCGACACGCACTGCCGATCAGAAGGAGTCCTTCCAGATCACCCTGCCACATATGGATGACCTCTGGCCCAACCAGACAGTGGTGCCGGAATTTCACCGGGTGATGCTGGATTTTGAATACCGCGCATGGCAACTGGGCATGCAGGTGTTGTCCTGCTTCGCCGAACGTCTGGGCTTTGAGCGCGATTTTTTCACCCAGGCACATGATCGCCGCAAGCCGGATTATCAGAGCACCCTGCGCCTGTTGCACTATCTTGCCATGCCCGAGGAATCCCAGGATGAAAGCCTGTGGCGCGCCGGTGCGCATACCGATTTCGACTGTCTGACCATGGTCTTTCAACAGGAAGGCCAGGGCGGCCTGCAGGTCAGCCCCGGCAAGGATGCCGAAGGCGCGGGTGACAATCGCGAATGGAGCAGCGTGATCCCGCGTGATGACATCATCACCTGCAACATCGGCGACATGCTGATGCGCTGGAGTGATGATCAGCTCAAGTCCACACTGCACCGCGTGCGCATGCCCAAGCCCGGCGAATATCGCGGTCCACGCTACAGTCTGGCGTTCTTTTGCCAGGCCAACAAGGAAGTGATGATCCAGGGGCCCGCAGGCAAGTATCCACCCATCTCTGCCGCAGACTATCTGTTGCAGCGCATCCAGGCCAACTTTGCCGAGAAAAAAGCGAACTAG
- a CDS encoding urate hydroxylase PuuD, which produces MHAYLADWLSLIIRWFHVIAGVAWIGASFYFVWLDNHLREPPDWKKQKGIKGDLWAIHGGGIYEVAKYRLGPEQMPRKLHWFKWEAYSTLMSGLALLFAVYYFGNPGYLIDSSKLALSTGGAIAIGMGTLVGVMLVYEALIRSPLSRNGLAFGAVLFAILVTVSWSMFQVFAGRGAFIHVGAVIGTIMVANVFLGIVPAQRALVGAIERGEEPDAHVALLAERAKLRSTHNNYLTLPVIFIMISNHYPMFYGHAHGWAVLAAIGFITAFARHFFNLRHQGITRPSILVISAVLTLGLIWAMAPSRPDASQTADAEQVSDSAISTLVETHCQGCHADKPTHPAFQAPPAGISLGTLEQLREHTDQVYQATVATEYMPLGNTTGITREERDMLGAWLRQAE; this is translated from the coding sequence ATGCATGCGTATCTGGCTGATTGGCTGAGTCTGATTATTCGTTGGTTTCATGTGATTGCCGGGGTGGCCTGGATTGGCGCCTCGTTCTATTTCGTCTGGCTGGACAACCACCTGCGCGAACCGCCGGACTGGAAAAAACAGAAAGGCATCAAGGGCGATCTGTGGGCGATCCATGGTGGCGGGATTTATGAGGTGGCCAAGTACCGGCTGGGGCCGGAACAGATGCCGCGCAAGCTGCACTGGTTCAAGTGGGAAGCCTACAGCACGCTGATGAGCGGCCTGGCGCTGCTGTTCGCGGTGTACTACTTCGGCAACCCCGGCTATCTGATCGACAGCAGCAAGCTGGCGCTGAGTACCGGCGGCGCCATTGCCATCGGCATGGGTACGCTGGTGGGCGTGATGCTGGTTTACGAGGCGCTGATTCGCAGTCCGCTGTCGCGCAACGGTCTGGCCTTCGGCGCGGTGCTGTTCGCTATTCTGGTGACTGTTTCGTGGAGCATGTTCCAGGTATTTGCCGGGCGCGGTGCCTTTATCCATGTGGGTGCGGTAATCGGCACCATCATGGTCGCCAACGTGTTTCTCGGCATTGTGCCGGCCCAGCGCGCGCTGGTTGGTGCGATTGAGCGCGGCGAGGAGCCGGATGCCCATGTAGCGCTGCTGGCGGAGCGGGCCAAGCTGCGTTCCACACATAACAACTACCTGACGCTGCCGGTCATTTTTATCATGATCAGCAACCACTACCCGATGTTCTATGGGCACGCCCATGGCTGGGCGGTGTTGGCGGCCATCGGTTTCATAACCGCATTCGCCCGGCACTTTTTCAATCTGCGCCACCAGGGCATTACCCGGCCGTCAATTCTGGTCATCAGCGCGGTGCTGACGCTGGGATTGATCTGGGCGATGGCGCCGAGCCGCCCGGATGCCAGCCAGACTGCCGATGCTGAGCAGGTCAGTGACAGCGCCATTAGCACGCTGGTAGAAACTCATTGCCAGGGTTGCCACGCGGACAAACCGACGCATCCTGCGTTCCAGGCGCCGCCAGCCGGCATTTCGCTGGGCACGCTGGAGCAACTGAGGGAACACACCGATCAGGTCTATCAGGCGACAGTAGCTACCGAATATATGCCGTTGGGTAATACCACGGGGATTACGCGCGAAGAGCGCGATATGTTGGGGGCCTGGTTGAGGCAGGCGGAGTAA
- the guaD gene encoding guanine deaminase produces the protein MTDSKPTVFPAGCNAFRGPLLHFLADPGLCKPDPASYEYLQDGLLVVADGRVLATGAAEQLLPALPATTSVEHWPNSLIVPGFIDTHVHMPQLRVMASYGTQLLEWLETYTFPTESRFADAEFSASQSQLFLDLLLAHGTTSGLVFATSHQVSADALFAASDRYNMALTTGKVMMDTNAPDGLRDTAEASYRESRELIDRWHGKGRQRYAITPRFAATSSAEQLSYAGQLLADCPGVLMQTHWAENHAEIAWIKELFPDRKDYLDVYDHFGLLGDHSVLAHGIHISDENRQRLAQTGTRIAFCPTSNTFLGSGLFDLRSAVDAGVQVGLASDVGGGTSLSMLVTMAEAYKVCQLRGQSLNPLKAFYMATLGNAEVLHQADQTGNLQAGKYADFLVLDRAAGPILKLKSTPDSDLSGMLFDLMILGDDRAIRRTYIAGQCRYDRDTVEGAALNACVSG, from the coding sequence ATGACTGATTCCAAACCCACCGTCTTTCCCGCGGGCTGCAACGCTTTTCGCGGTCCATTGCTGCATTTTCTCGCTGATCCGGGCCTGTGCAAGCCTGACCCTGCCAGCTATGAATACCTGCAGGATGGTCTGCTGGTGGTTGCCGATGGTCGCGTGTTGGCGACCGGCGCGGCCGAGCAGTTGCTGCCGGCACTCCCCGCCACGACCAGCGTCGAGCATTGGCCGAACAGTCTGATCGTACCGGGCTTTATCGACACCCATGTGCATATGCCGCAGTTGCGGGTCATGGCCAGTTACGGCACGCAGTTACTGGAATGGCTGGAAACCTACACCTTTCCGACCGAATCGCGGTTCGCCGATGCGGAATTTTCCGCCAGCCAGTCACAGTTGTTTCTCGATCTGCTGCTGGCGCACGGCACCACCTCCGGGCTGGTATTTGCCACCTCGCATCAGGTGTCTGCCGACGCCCTGTTTGCTGCGTCTGATCGCTACAACATGGCGCTGACCACCGGCAAGGTGATGATGGACACCAACGCGCCCGACGGCCTGCGCGATACTGCGGAAGCCAGCTACCGGGAAAGCCGCGAACTGATTGACCGCTGGCACGGCAAAGGGCGCCAGCGCTATGCGATCACGCCACGCTTTGCCGCCACTTCGTCGGCGGAACAGCTTAGCTACGCCGGCCAGTTGCTGGCCGACTGCCCAGGTGTGTTGATGCAGACCCACTGGGCGGAAAATCACGCCGAGATTGCCTGGATCAAGGAACTGTTCCCTGACCGCAAGGATTACCTGGACGTTTACGATCATTTTGGTCTGCTTGGTGACCACAGTGTGCTCGCCCATGGCATCCACATCAGCGACGAGAATCGCCAGCGTCTGGCGCAAACCGGCACGCGCATCGCCTTTTGCCCAACCTCCAATACCTTTCTGGGCAGCGGCCTGTTTGATCTGCGCAGCGCCGTCGACGCCGGCGTGCAGGTGGGACTGGCCTCGGATGTCGGCGGCGGCACCAGTCTGTCGATGCTGGTGACCATGGCCGAGGCCTACAAGGTCTGCCAGTTGCGTGGCCAATCGCTGAATCCGCTGAAGGCGTTCTACATGGCTACGCTGGGCAATGCCGAGGTGCTGCATCAGGCCGATCAGACCGGCAATCTGCAGGCTGGAAAGTATGCCGATTTTCTGGTGCTCGACCGCGCCGCCGGGCCGATCCTCAAGCTCAAGAGCACGCCTGATTCGGATCTGTCCGGGATGCTCTTCGATCTGATGATTCTCGGCGACGACCGAGCCATACGCCGCACCTATATTGCCGGGCAATGCCGGTACGATCGCGATACCGTAGAAGGAGCTGCGCTCAATGCATGCGTATCTGGCTGA
- the uraH gene encoding hydroxyisourate hydrolase: MSTRSQITTHILDLGSGRPAAGVSVSLEQQTDTGWRELASATTDADGRILDAFPLKVDASTYRLTFDTQGYFQQQEKRCFYPSVTIAFCLDEADAHYHVPLLLNQWGYSTYRGS; encoded by the coding sequence ATGAGCACCCGCAGTCAGATCACCACCCATATTCTTGATCTCGGCTCTGGCCGGCCCGCGGCCGGCGTCAGCGTCAGCCTGGAACAACAGACCGACACCGGCTGGCGTGAGCTGGCCAGCGCCACCACCGATGCCGATGGCCGTATTCTTGATGCTTTCCCGCTCAAGGTCGATGCCAGCACTTACCGTCTGACCTTCGACACTCAGGGTTATTTCCAGCAGCAGGAAAAGCGCTGTTTCTATCCCTCGGTGACCATCGCCTTCTGCCTCGACGAGGCCGACGCCCACTATCACGTGCCACTGCTGTTGAATCAGTGGGGCTATTCGACGTATCGGGGGAGCTGA
- the uraD gene encoding 2-oxo-4-hydroxy-4-carboxy-5-ureidoimidazoline decarboxylase encodes MTLEQLNQLPEAEAETLMRDCCAAEAWVRGMVGARPFSSPEALHGTARALWPSLMESDWLAAFEAHPKIGDIKSLKARYASTEAMASGEQAGASVAPEAVLHRLKEGNDAYYARFGFIFIVCATGKSAEQMLELLEARLPNERAEEIRVAAAEQAKITHIRLDKLL; translated from the coding sequence ATGACCCTGGAACAACTCAATCAGCTGCCCGAGGCCGAGGCGGAGACACTGATGCGCGACTGCTGCGCCGCCGAAGCCTGGGTGCGCGGCATGGTCGGTGCACGGCCTTTTTCCTCGCCTGAGGCGCTGCATGGGACCGCTCGGGCTTTATGGCCAAGCCTGATGGAAAGTGACTGGCTGGCGGCCTTTGAAGCCCACCCGAAGATTGGTGACATCAAGAGCCTGAAGGCGCGTTACGCGAGTACCGAGGCTATGGCCAGCGGCGAACAGGCGGGCGCGAGTGTCGCGCCCGAAGCCGTGCTGCACCGGCTGAAAGAGGGCAATGATGCCTATTACGCCAGGTTCGGTTTCATCTTTATTGTTTGCGCCACCGGCAAGTCCGCTGAGCAGATGCTCGAACTGCTGGAGGCGCGCCTGCCCAATGAGCGCGCTGAAGAGATCCGCGTTGCCGCCGCCGAGCAGGCGAAGATCACCCATATTCGACTGGATAAATTGTTATGA